The following are from one region of the Paenibacillus bovis genome:
- a CDS encoding NUDIX hydrolase has translation MSIINVEGAIYRADQWLLIRRSVQEEHAGGTLALVGGKLDAHEQGTDQLEEALYREVDEEVGIRIAPNPQYLYNSVFRTDAGQTVLNIVFLCEYAEGQAHSKSAAEVDDVYWMTSEQLLGDPSAPPWTKESIRRAEAARQQLLLNQSL, from the coding sequence ATGAGTATTATTAATGTGGAAGGAGCGATCTATCGCGCAGATCAGTGGCTGTTGATTCGCCGTAGTGTGCAGGAAGAGCATGCTGGTGGTACGCTGGCGCTGGTTGGTGGCAAGCTGGATGCACATGAGCAGGGAACCGATCAGCTGGAAGAAGCTTTGTATCGCGAGGTGGATGAAGAGGTGGGCATCCGGATTGCACCGAATCCGCAGTATTTGTACAATTCGGTATTCAGAACGGATGCCGGTCAAACAGTGCTTAATATTGTATTTCTGTGCGAATATGCAGAGGGGCAGGCGCACAGCAAAAGCGCCGCAGAAGTGGATGATGTCTACTGGATGACAAGTGAACAACTGCTTGGGGATCCGTCTGCGCCGCCATGGACAAAGGAAAGTATACGCCGGGCCGAGGCAGCGCGCCAGCAGTTGCTGTTGAATCAATCGCTGTAG
- a CDS encoding TROVE domain-containing protein, translating to MSHAKKLFGSGIAATTNKEGFVAYNRSIEEEYLQLLLTNTFSNTFYANSQELLSEAQSIHQGMVELNPEFMAKALVFARNEGFMRLQPLYGLAVLSGAWPDLFASVFQQVVRIPSDLADFLTILRGMRRGQGGRAVKRQVALFLGRTTEYWAMKYNGRGRGFSLGDAIATAHPKPTTLRQQALYRYLRGQETNLALLPQIKALENLKKATDDNERIRLIQEGKLPYEVVTSTITPTRGIWQTLMKEMPAFALLRHLNTLSRHDVFSRKKNLKYVQERLTDAEALRKAKILPFRFAKAFAEVDHPDLRDTLREAVDLSFDNLPDVPGRTAIFLDISGSMTGEYLQTGSIFALALYKKTDGNSLFWLFDTLVEDAKPSRRDSIMSQAERIHARGGTDTGAPVRRLIELGEKVDQIIMITDEQQNTGSPFYRELGEYRRKINPQAKAFIVDIAPYQSSMVPPEDNNTFYIYGWSDTVLSFIAQSVQGYQGMVQHVEATVLED from the coding sequence ATGAGTCATGCCAAAAAATTATTCGGTAGCGGAATCGCCGCCACCACCAACAAAGAAGGATTTGTCGCTTATAACCGCAGCATTGAAGAGGAGTACCTCCAGCTGCTGCTAACCAATACATTTAGCAACACCTTTTATGCGAACAGTCAGGAACTGCTATCCGAAGCACAATCGATTCATCAGGGCATGGTGGAGTTGAACCCTGAATTTATGGCCAAAGCACTGGTATTCGCACGCAACGAAGGTTTTATGCGATTGCAGCCGCTGTATGGACTGGCTGTGCTATCAGGAGCCTGGCCGGATCTTTTTGCTTCTGTTTTTCAGCAGGTGGTTCGTATTCCTTCCGATCTGGCCGATTTTCTGACTATTCTGCGAGGAATGCGCCGGGGTCAGGGAGGCCGGGCAGTCAAGCGTCAGGTGGCGCTGTTCCTCGGCCGAACTACCGAGTACTGGGCAATGAAATATAACGGTCGTGGACGCGGATTCAGTCTGGGCGATGCGATCGCTACGGCACATCCCAAGCCTACTACTCTTCGGCAGCAGGCGCTTTACCGCTATTTGCGTGGTCAGGAGACTAATCTGGCGCTGCTTCCGCAGATTAAAGCTCTGGAAAATCTCAAAAAAGCTACCGATGATAACGAGCGTATTCGCTTGATTCAAGAAGGCAAGCTGCCTTATGAAGTCGTGACAAGTACCATCACGCCAACACGAGGCATCTGGCAAACCCTGATGAAGGAAATGCCTGCTTTTGCGCTGCTGCGTCATCTGAATACGCTTAGTCGGCATGATGTATTCAGCCGGAAAAAGAATCTGAAATATGTACAGGAACGTCTGACAGACGCCGAAGCACTGCGCAAAGCCAAAATTCTGCCGTTTCGTTTTGCAAAAGCTTTTGCAGAAGTAGACCATCCGGATCTGCGGGATACACTTCGCGAAGCGGTAGATTTAAGCTTTGACAATCTGCCGGATGTGCCGGGTCGTACCGCTATTTTTCTCGATATCTCCGGATCGATGACAGGTGAATATTTGCAGACCGGATCGATTTTTGCGCTGGCTTTATATAAAAAGACAGATGGTAACTCACTGTTCTGGCTGTTCGATACACTGGTAGAGGACGCCAAACCTTCGCGCCGGGACAGCATTATGAGTCAGGCAGAGCGTATTCATGCACGTGGTGGAACTGATACGGGTGCGCCGGTACGTCGCCTAATCGAGCTAGGAGAAAAAGTGGATCAGATCATTATGATTACCGACGAACAGCAGAATACCGGTAGCCCTTTTTACCGGGAACTTGGAGAATACCGCCGCAAAATCAATCCCCAGGCCAAAGCTTTTATCGTGGATATCGCACCGTATCAGAGCAGTATGGTACCGCCTGAGGACAACAATACGTTTTATATTTATGGCTGGAGCGATACGGTGTTGTCTTTTATCGCCCAATCGGTACAGGGGTATCAGGGAATGGTACAGCATGTCGAGGCAACAGTACTGGAGGATTAA
- a CDS encoding NIPSNAP family protein: MITCYLKYIIDPYKVPEFEHYAKLWIPLVNRLGGMHHGYFLPHEGANNIAYALFSFPSLAEYELYRRRMEIDEGCQAAYAYANETRCIISYERSFMRPVLE, from the coding sequence ATGATTACCTGTTATCTCAAATATATTATCGATCCTTATAAAGTTCCCGAATTTGAACACTATGCCAAGCTGTGGATTCCACTGGTAAATCGACTGGGAGGAATGCATCATGGCTATTTTCTGCCTCATGAAGGCGCTAATAATATAGCTTATGCACTGTTCAGTTTTCCCAGTCTGGCAGAGTATGAGCTGTACCGCCGCAGAATGGAGATCGATGAAGGATGTCAGGCCGCTTATGCCTATGCCAATGAGACACGCTGTATTATCAGCTACGAGCGCAGCTTTATGCGGCCGGTATTGGAATAG
- a CDS encoding MFS transporter has translation MQSAAETRRLKQAIPVILLFFLFALVIDNSFKLVSVAIAQDLNLSMTTVSWQATLAGLIIGIGAVVYATLADTVSIKKLLVTGIVLICVGSVIGFAFRHSFPMILLARVIQTAGLASAETLYVIYVTKYLPRSEQKMFLGLSTSSYSLSLVIGALAGGYISTYLSWSALFLVPLLSLILLPFILKFLPDEQSSRSRIDFAGLILIASIATAVMLYISDFNWLYLILFAAAAALFLTYISRSQQAFIGIEFFRNRRFISILVIVFIMYSVQLGYIFLFPFLMEKVYGLKLDKISLLLVPGYITAVIVGALSGGIAKKLSNRQAVSLALLLIAVSVALPGLLPQSSPLIYVLSMMIFAGSFALMYAPLLDSCVSSIPVEKVGTAIGFYNLMINVAASIGITYTAAMTEALPFQQVLVILGAVSLAALLLYTLLMGRTGTPKA, from the coding sequence ATGCAGTCAGCAGCAGAAACGCGCCGTCTCAAGCAGGCTATACCTGTTATTCTACTCTTCTTTCTTTTTGCACTGGTGATCGATAATTCATTCAAACTGGTCTCGGTTGCGATTGCACAAGACTTGAACCTATCAATGACTACCGTCAGCTGGCAGGCGACACTGGCCGGGCTGATCATCGGAATCGGAGCGGTTGTGTATGCAACGCTGGCCGATACAGTCAGTATCAAAAAGCTGCTGGTGACCGGTATTGTGCTGATCTGCGTTGGCTCGGTTATTGGCTTTGCTTTTCGGCATTCCTTTCCGATGATTCTGCTTGCACGCGTTATTCAGACAGCAGGACTGGCTTCAGCCGAGACGCTGTACGTTATTTATGTCACCAAATATCTGCCGCGTAGCGAACAGAAAATGTTCCTCGGGCTGAGTACAAGCAGTTATTCGCTTTCACTCGTTATCGGTGCACTTGCCGGCGGCTATATCTCGACATATCTCAGCTGGTCAGCGCTGTTCCTTGTACCTCTGCTTTCGCTTATTCTACTGCCTTTTATTCTGAAGTTTCTGCCGGATGAACAGTCCAGCCGCAGCCGTATTGACTTTGCCGGACTGATCCTGATCGCTTCGATCGCAACAGCAGTGATGCTCTATATCTCGGACTTCAACTGGCTGTATCTAATCCTATTCGCTGCCGCTGCTGCGCTGTTCCTGACTTATATCAGCCGCAGCCAACAGGCATTTATCGGTATCGAATTTTTCCGTAATCGTCGATTTATTTCTATTCTGGTTATCGTGTTTATTATGTACTCGGTCCAGCTCGGCTATATTTTCTTGTTTCCGTTCCTGATGGAAAAAGTGTACGGACTGAAGCTCGACAAGATCTCCCTGCTGCTGGTGCCGGGTTATATCACAGCCGTTATCGTCGGCGCCCTGTCAGGCGGTATCGCCAAAAAACTATCCAATCGACAAGCCGTATCCCTGGCGCTGCTGCTGATCGCTGTCAGTGTTGCTCTGCCTGGTCTGCTGCCGCAAAGTTCGCCTCTTATCTACGTATTATCGATGATGATATTCGCCGGATCATTTGCACTTATGTATGCGCCACTGCTCGACTCCTGTGTCAGTTCAATTCCTGTCGAAAAGGTCGGCACTGCTATCGGATTCTATAACCTAATGATCAATGTAGCGGCTTCGATCGGTATCACGTATACTGCTGCAATGACCGAAGCTCTTCCCTTTCAGCAAGTGCTTGTCATCCTGGGTGCGGTATCTCTAGCTGCCCTGCTGCTTTACACGCTGTTAATGGGACGTACCGGTACTCCAAAAGCATAA
- a CDS encoding phosphotransferase, protein MGGTNIWDAEWRVNEELARTLIGRQFPQLSSKQVKRLGWGWDNTVFLIGDEYVFRFPRRAIAMGSIRMEGQLLPKLETYITIPYPKPLFYGEASDEYPVPFLGYDYVPGDFPIGLTEEQRALSAKTLAKFLRRLHEFPVQEALKYGIQQDHRNLTDIASRKVKLEGFLTKVVKHLSPEEFDVIEAYMSSLQKDRVEAVNVLLHGDLHFKNMLVNENGTVSGIIDWGDLSVGHPACDLSVAYSFLPPYARSVFFEIYGGADEETKMLARLIAVYIPILILMQAIDDGNEAIAAEAKSNIMRALSD, encoded by the coding sequence ATGGGAGGAACGAATATATGGGATGCGGAGTGGAGGGTTAACGAAGAGCTGGCGCGTACACTGATCGGCAGACAATTTCCTCAGTTGTCATCAAAGCAAGTCAAGCGATTAGGCTGGGGTTGGGACAATACTGTTTTTCTCATCGGCGACGAGTACGTATTCCGGTTTCCAAGAAGGGCGATTGCAATGGGTTCGATTCGTATGGAAGGCCAGCTGCTGCCGAAGCTGGAGACATATATAACTATCCCCTATCCGAAGCCGTTGTTTTATGGCGAAGCAAGTGACGAATACCCGGTACCATTTCTTGGCTATGACTACGTGCCGGGAGATTTCCCTATCGGTTTGACGGAAGAGCAACGGGCTTTATCGGCGAAGACGTTGGCGAAATTTTTGCGGAGATTGCATGAGTTTCCGGTGCAGGAAGCGCTGAAGTACGGCATTCAGCAAGATCATCGAAACTTGACGGATATAGCTTCGCGTAAAGTGAAATTGGAGGGCTTTCTAACGAAGGTGGTTAAACACTTATCGCCGGAGGAGTTTGATGTGATCGAAGCGTATATGAGCAGCCTGCAAAAGGACCGTGTCGAAGCGGTAAATGTACTGTTACATGGCGATCTTCATTTCAAAAATATGCTTGTGAATGAGAACGGGACCGTTTCCGGTATTATAGATTGGGGCGATCTGAGCGTAGGTCATCCGGCTTGCGATTTGAGCGTTGCGTATAGCTTTTTACCACCTTACGCTCGCAGTGTGTTTTTCGAAATATACGGAGGAGCGGATGAGGAAACGAAAATGTTGGCGCGGCTAATCGCAGTATACATCCCTATACTGATCTTGATGCAAGCAATCGATGATGGGAATGAAGCAATTGCAGCAGAGGCGAAATCCAATATTATGCGGGCGTTGTCGGATTAG
- the deoD gene encoding purine-nucleoside phosphorylase — MNYTDNGRNFFTETPHIKPKGAEIAETILLPGDPLRAQFIAETYLEDVVEFNRVRGMLGYTGTYNGNRISVMGTGMGIPSMSLYSWELIHVFGVKNLIRIGSAGAIQDKLNLYDIVFAIGASTDSNYAKQYHLPGYYSITASFDLLEKAKQTADRQGQAVHIGNVLSSDIFYNEDSTALNKWSEMGILCAEMETAGLYMNAARAGVNALSILTISDHIFREEATTPEERQTSFTQMMEIALELA; from the coding sequence TTGAATTATACAGATAACGGACGTAACTTTTTTACGGAGACGCCACATATCAAACCAAAGGGTGCCGAGATCGCAGAAACAATTTTGCTGCCAGGCGATCCATTACGTGCACAATTCATCGCGGAAACCTATCTGGAGGATGTTGTTGAGTTTAACCGGGTCCGCGGTATGCTCGGCTATACCGGTACTTATAACGGGAATCGTATCTCGGTCATGGGTACAGGAATGGGTATTCCGAGTATGAGCCTGTATTCGTGGGAGTTGATCCACGTCTTTGGCGTGAAGAATCTGATTCGCATCGGTTCGGCTGGTGCTATCCAGGATAAGCTGAACTTGTATGATATCGTGTTCGCTATTGGGGCCTCTACAGATTCCAATTATGCCAAACAGTACCACTTGCCAGGCTATTATTCGATAACTGCTTCCTTTGATCTGCTCGAAAAAGCCAAGCAGACCGCAGATCGTCAAGGACAGGCTGTACATATTGGCAATGTGCTGTCGAGTGATATTTTTTATAACGAAGATTCGACGGCTCTGAACAAATGGAGTGAAATGGGCATCTTGTGTGCAGAGATGGAGACGGCGGGTTTGTACATGAATGCAGCGCGAGCCGGAGTGAATGCGCTCTCGATTCTGACGATTAGCGATCATATTTTCCGTGAAGAAGCTACAACACCGGAAGAACGCCAGACCTCTTTTACACAGATGATGGAGATTGCGCTGGAGCTGGCTTAA
- a CDS encoding cellulase family glycosylhydrolase — protein MIKRKYKSLLSLTMAAALLLSLIPSAASAASAEEAVQPKAAAATNMQSYVDAMQPGWNLGNTFDATGADETSWGNPRVTQALIKQIAAQGYKSIRIPVTWDTHIGAAPNYTIDPAYLSRVEEVVNWALNENLYVMVNVHHDSWLWISKMETQHDTVLARYNAAWKQIADRFKNTSNKLMFESVNEPRFTDGGTKDEAKQQQLLDELNVSFHKILRASGSQNATRPLVLSTLEASPSQERMTALSNTMSKLNDANLIATVHYYGYWPFSVNIAGYTKFNEEVQKDITTTFDNVYNTFTAKGIPVILGEYGLLGFDKNTGVIEQGEKLKFFEFLGYYLKQKKIATMLWDNGQHFSRTNYTWSDPDLFNVIKASWTGRSSNADSDLIYIKKGTTVQDKKITLNLNGNQLSSLSVGSTTLQAGTDYTLSGNILTIKASQLTKLTTSGKFGVNATITAKFSKGANWKFNVIVYDTPKLSNAQGTTSAFSIPTAFNGDQLATMEATYASGGNAGPQNWTSFKEFETAFTPVYSSNTIKLQPAFFNETQDGQVNLKFHFWSGAIINYTITKSGSTVTGTAAQ, from the coding sequence ATGATCAAAAGAAAGTACAAATCGCTGCTGTCTTTGACGATGGCTGCTGCTCTGCTCCTCTCGCTGATTCCTTCGGCTGCTTCAGCAGCAAGTGCGGAAGAAGCGGTACAACCCAAAGCTGCTGCTGCGACGAATATGCAATCTTATGTTGATGCGATGCAGCCAGGCTGGAATTTGGGCAATACCTTTGATGCTACCGGTGCGGACGAGACTTCCTGGGGCAATCCCCGCGTTACCCAAGCACTGATCAAACAAATTGCTGCGCAGGGCTATAAAAGTATCCGGATACCTGTGACCTGGGATACACATATTGGTGCAGCGCCGAATTATACGATCGATCCAGCTTATCTGAGTCGTGTAGAAGAAGTCGTCAACTGGGCGCTGAACGAGAATCTGTACGTAATGGTCAATGTACACCATGATTCCTGGCTCTGGATCAGCAAAATGGAAACCCAGCATGATACCGTACTGGCACGCTACAATGCCGCATGGAAACAAATCGCCGATCGTTTCAAAAACACCTCCAATAAGCTGATGTTCGAGAGTGTCAATGAGCCGCGCTTTACCGATGGCGGTACCAAAGACGAAGCCAAACAGCAGCAGCTGCTGGATGAACTGAATGTCTCTTTCCACAAAATTCTGCGAGCATCCGGTAGTCAGAACGCGACACGTCCACTGGTACTGTCTACGCTGGAAGCTTCTCCTTCTCAGGAACGTATGACTGCACTGTCCAATACCATGAGCAAGCTGAACGATGCCAACCTGATTGCAACAGTTCACTATTATGGGTACTGGCCGTTCAGTGTAAATATCGCCGGTTATACCAAGTTCAATGAAGAAGTACAAAAAGATATTACGACTACTTTTGATAACGTTTACAATACGTTCACAGCCAAAGGCATTCCGGTTATTCTCGGTGAATACGGTCTGCTCGGATTTGATAAAAATACAGGCGTAATCGAGCAGGGCGAAAAACTCAAGTTTTTCGAATTCCTTGGTTATTATCTGAAGCAGAAAAAGATCGCTACCATGCTGTGGGATAACGGTCAGCATTTCAGCCGTACCAACTACACCTGGTCCGATCCGGATCTGTTCAATGTGATCAAGGCGAGCTGGACCGGACGTTCTTCCAATGCGGACAGCGATCTCATTTATATCAAAAAAGGAACGACTGTACAGGATAAAAAAATCACCCTCAATCTGAATGGCAATCAATTGTCTTCCCTGAGTGTTGGCAGCACTACGCTGCAAGCCGGTACGGACTATACGCTCAGCGGCAATATCCTGACGATCAAAGCCAGCCAGCTGACCAAACTGACCACTTCCGGTAAATTCGGAGTAAATGCTACGATTACAGCCAAATTCAGCAAAGGTGCCAACTGGAAATTCAACGTTATCGTATATGATACGCCAAAACTGAGCAATGCCCAGGGAACAACCAGCGCTTTCAGTATCCCGACTGCCTTTAACGGCGATCAGCTGGCGACCATGGAAGCAACCTATGCTTCCGGCGGTAACGCAGGTCCGCAGAACTGGACATCTTTCAAAGAATTCGAGACAGCTTTCACACCAGTATACAGCAGCAATACGATCAAGCTGCAGCCTGCTTTCTTTAATGAAACCCAGGATGGTCAAGTCAATCTGAAATTCCATTTCTGGAGCGGCGCGATCATCAATTATACGATTACTAAAAGCGGCAGTACAGTAACAGGTACAGCTGCGCAATAA
- a CDS encoding GNAT family N-acetyltransferase codes for MNIEILDARHAEAYRQLRLEALEQYPEAFASSYEEEKDFPVERFHKRLTGTDSTTIGAWHESELIGSVTLVYERKPKLQHRANIMAMYVKPSYRGSGIGKELMQQAIRTARSAGTIEQIYLSVMAHNEPAKRLYQALGFEAYGKDWRALKIGQTYYDEELMALFL; via the coding sequence ATGAATATTGAAATTCTGGATGCCCGTCATGCCGAAGCTTACAGACAGCTGCGGTTGGAGGCACTGGAGCAGTACCCTGAAGCCTTTGCTTCCAGTTATGAAGAAGAAAAAGATTTTCCGGTGGAGCGTTTTCACAAAAGGCTTACAGGAACAGATTCCACGACAATAGGAGCCTGGCATGAATCCGAATTGATCGGTTCGGTAACACTGGTCTATGAACGCAAGCCCAAGCTGCAACATCGTGCCAATATTATGGCCATGTATGTAAAACCGTCCTATCGGGGCTCAGGAATTGGCAAGGAGCTGATGCAGCAGGCGATTCGGACAGCTCGCAGCGCAGGAACTATCGAGCAAATCTATCTGTCTGTCATGGCACATAACGAGCCTGCCAAACGGCTGTATCAGGCACTCGGTTTTGAAGCCTATGGCAAGGACTGGCGTGCCCTCAAAATCGGACAGACCTATTACGATGAAGAATTGATGGCCCTCTTCCTGTAA
- a CDS encoding GntR family transcriptional regulator, with protein MGSNTDNLSRGKRPLYISVYDELFKQIMNGTLPAGSRLPSEPELAKRFEVSRMTLRQALALLQDDGLVKSYHGKGNFVTGATHRDASLGLEKLGNPLYKCHTETIDRVELKFRLDLESDYTQEVLGRRAAAVVAAERWYWSDEQIVAYAFTFLAIEAVSELGMDLQNEPLLLDTLEHGVYDLASSSLIEVKRASAAPVSVHKYKMDIGEGCDLLLESVHINEQYPVLYNKYYIPRQYSSIRIRASK; from the coding sequence ATGGGTTCAAATACGGACAATCTCTCAAGAGGTAAGCGGCCGCTGTATATTTCAGTATACGACGAGTTGTTTAAGCAGATCATGAACGGTACGCTGCCGGCGGGCAGCCGACTGCCTTCTGAGCCGGAACTTGCCAAACGCTTTGAGGTGAGCCGGATGACACTGCGTCAGGCACTCGCACTGTTGCAGGATGATGGACTTGTCAAAAGTTATCATGGCAAAGGAAACTTTGTAACCGGAGCTACGCATCGGGATGCCAGTCTGGGGTTGGAGAAGCTCGGTAACCCGCTTTATAAATGCCATACCGAAACAATCGATCGGGTTGAACTCAAATTCCGGCTGGATCTGGAAAGCGATTATACCCAGGAAGTACTTGGCCGCCGTGCAGCTGCTGTAGTTGCAGCTGAACGCTGGTATTGGAGTGACGAGCAGATCGTTGCTTATGCGTTTACCTTTTTGGCGATCGAGGCCGTCTCCGAACTTGGCATGGATCTACAAAATGAGCCGCTGCTGCTTGATACGCTGGAGCATGGTGTCTACGACCTGGCTAGTTCCTCACTGATAGAAGTCAAGCGTGCAAGCGCTGCGCCAGTGTCTGTACACAAATACAAAATGGATATTGGCGAAGGTTGTGATCTGCTGCTGGAAAGCGTACACATTAACGAGCAGTATCCTGTCTTGTATAACAAGTATTATATTCCGCGGCAATACAGTTCTATCCGGATTCGCGCCAGCAAATAA
- a CDS encoding DeoR/GlpR family DNA-binding transcription regulator: MFSLERRNQILELLRRDGRVLAKDLAEIFGVSIDSIRRDLTAMEEERLLKRTHGGAIPLSQMRTISQPLQRVYQDESSRQHAIARLAASCIQEGQTIFLGGSSLHQLMLSYLPFRLPFTVVTNSLQIAEGLREMNRTGTYLLGGRMNTSGTMTDTLAAEWIRQFSPDLNFAAVEGVSVNGLSMSAPEDAVFERAVIEQSRRTICMVEHPGIGKDCFARIASLHRVDLLITDEQVSREEISRLQTRSSIQIRLAEERSGTG; encoded by the coding sequence ATGTTCTCTCTAGAAAGACGCAACCAGATTCTGGAGCTGCTGCGGCGCGATGGCAGAGTGCTCGCCAAGGATCTGGCAGAAATATTCGGTGTTTCAATCGATTCTATACGGCGCGATTTAACTGCAATGGAAGAGGAACGTCTGCTCAAACGTACCCATGGCGGTGCTATTCCACTGTCCCAGATGCGGACGATCTCCCAGCCGCTGCAGCGGGTATATCAGGATGAGAGCAGCCGTCAGCACGCTATTGCCCGTCTTGCCGCATCCTGTATTCAGGAAGGCCAGACGATCTTTCTGGGCGGTTCTTCCCTGCACCAGCTTATGCTGTCGTATCTTCCGTTTCGGCTGCCTTTTACCGTGGTGACCAATTCTCTGCAGATCGCAGAGGGATTGCGGGAAATGAACCGGACCGGTACTTATCTGCTGGGAGGACGGATGAATACATCCGGTACCATGACCGATACGCTTGCTGCCGAATGGATTAGGCAGTTTTCGCCGGATCTGAATTTTGCTGCTGTGGAGGGAGTATCTGTCAATGGACTAAGTATGTCGGCTCCGGAAGATGCTGTTTTTGAACGGGCCGTTATAGAGCAGTCTCGCCGAACCATCTGTATGGTAGAACATCCCGGTATCGGTAAAGATTGTTTTGCGCGAATTGCTTCTCTTCACCGGGTCGACCTGCTGATTACCGATGAACAAGTATCGCGGGAAGAGATTAGCCGTTTGCAGACCAGATCTTCAATCCAGATCCGGCTGGCGGAAGAGCGATCCGGTACAGGCTGA
- a CDS encoding helix-turn-helix transcriptional regulator, with protein sequence MAKESFDKEIQFLRLLALTGGNYDRQQFAGRLGISVHTFDKTIRRLKEVNGDADFADLFRYNYADTAEPVLLFLYRAKSMKESESRRLPIILTALKQEPMTAAALLDVCDEQLIDSAAAPPDEKTIRSDLRYLEEIGVIRREPSGRPYRYRLNNDLTDCLTREELIELYEFVDIMANTQIPSVQGYLLRDNLKKAIKATVSESPDDSWQEEWLEPFSYRYHYDARILDEAHLYTLLRLIREHRFISFQYYSPSRKRSYTAQNTNPLFSRDNEPRRQHMLPLRVVYDHQYGRWYLLGTTPGGRIVKYRMDGIVDITAEQEIDARLCEQYAAKLDEHTRYSWLVDTGRTVTVRARFFKPAPPQNDFIQERVRMQGQWGQIVEEDAHSFIYEIKVNGYTEIRPWLRSFGSSCEVLEPAALRESLIEEWKELMNDYESF encoded by the coding sequence ATGGCTAAAGAAAGCTTTGACAAAGAAATCCAGTTCCTGCGCCTGCTGGCGCTGACCGGGGGCAATTATGATCGGCAGCAGTTTGCTGGCCGACTCGGTATCTCTGTACATACATTTGATAAAACGATCCGCCGACTGAAAGAAGTGAATGGAGATGCCGACTTTGCCGACCTGTTCCGGTATAACTATGCGGATACGGCTGAACCGGTGCTGCTGTTTCTGTATCGGGCCAAATCGATGAAAGAATCCGAGAGCCGCCGACTGCCGATTATCCTCACTGCACTCAAGCAGGAGCCGATGACTGCAGCCGCTTTGCTGGATGTATGCGATGAGCAGCTGATAGACAGTGCTGCTGCTCCGCCGGATGAGAAAACGATTCGTTCCGATCTGCGTTATCTGGAGGAAATCGGTGTGATTCGCCGGGAACCGAGCGGTCGTCCTTATCGCTACCGGCTGAATAATGACCTAACCGATTGTCTGACCAGGGAAGAATTGATTGAACTATATGAATTCGTGGATATTATGGCAAATACACAGATTCCATCTGTTCAGGGCTATCTGCTGCGCGATAATCTCAAAAAGGCGATCAAGGCAACGGTCTCCGAATCTCCGGATGACAGCTGGCAGGAAGAGTGGCTGGAGCCATTCAGCTACCGTTATCATTATGACGCGCGTATTCTCGATGAAGCGCATCTGTATACGCTGCTGCGCCTGATTCGTGAGCATCGGTTTATTTCTTTTCAGTACTACTCTCCCAGCCGCAAGCGCAGTTATACGGCACAGAATACGAATCCACTGTTCAGCCGGGACAATGAGCCCCGTCGTCAGCATATGCTGCCGCTGCGGGTAGTGTATGATCATCAGTATGGTCGTTGGTATCTGCTGGGTACTACACCGGGCGGACGCATTGTTAAATACCGGATGGATGGCATCGTGGATATTACAGCTGAACAAGAGATCGATGCACGGTTATGTGAACAGTATGCAGCCAAGCTGGATGAGCATACCCGCTACAGCTGGCTGGTCGATACCGGCAGAACAGTTACGGTACGGGCACGCTTTTTCAAACCGGCGCCGCCACAAAATGACTTTATCCAGGAACGGGTACGTATGCAGGGACAATGGGGGCAGATTGTAGAAGAAGATGCACACAGCTTTATTTATGAAATCAAGGTAAACGGGTATAC